A stretch of Bacillus pseudomycoides DNA encodes these proteins:
- a CDS encoding long-chain fatty acid--CoA ligase: MMMDVPLLIPAMMERAEKYFSKKEVVSRTASRIQTLTYGEIAKRTRRLASVLNRMGIEKGDKVGTIAWNHHRHLEAYFAIPGLGSVLHTINLRLSADHISYIINHAEDKIILVDEDMIPVLESIQHEIPHVKAFIIMTDDHELPHTTLSPAYHYDKLLEDGDETFPFITDLDEKEPAGMCYTSATTGKPKGVVYTHRSIALHSYTLGLVDGGNISEVDTCMPVVPMFHVNAWGLPFAGTWFGTKLVLPGPHFTPEILAQLIEREKVTITAGVPTIWIGLLQELEKYPYDISSIRTIWSGGSAAPGSMIRTYEENYGIAFRQIYGMTETSPAVVINCPKSYQRDLPKEEYYELRSRQGYLFPGLEMKVIGQDGEIKWDGEEMGELCLRGPWIAGSYYNDERTEDSMKDGWLHTGDIITVDPEGFIKIADRTKDLIKSGGEWISSVDLENALMAHDKVLEASVVAVPHEKWQERPVACVVLKEGQTVEQEELYVLLEDQFPKWWMPDDILFVEEIPKTSVGKFLKRALRDQLKSYMVKQ; this comes from the coding sequence ATGATGATGGATGTACCACTCCTCATTCCAGCGATGATGGAACGGGCGGAAAAGTATTTTTCGAAAAAAGAAGTTGTCTCGCGCACTGCATCGCGTATTCAAACATTAACATACGGAGAGATTGCGAAGCGGACAAGACGGCTTGCTAGTGTACTGAATAGAATGGGTATTGAAAAGGGAGATAAAGTCGGAACAATCGCTTGGAACCATCACCGCCATTTAGAAGCATATTTTGCGATTCCGGGACTTGGATCGGTGTTACATACGATTAACTTACGGCTTTCCGCAGATCACATTTCTTATATCATTAACCACGCTGAAGATAAAATCATCCTCGTTGATGAAGATATGATTCCTGTATTAGAAAGTATTCAACACGAAATTCCTCATGTGAAAGCATTTATTATTATGACAGATGATCATGAACTACCTCACACAACACTATCACCAGCATATCATTACGACAAACTACTTGAAGACGGCGACGAAACATTTCCATTCATAACAGACTTAGATGAAAAAGAACCTGCAGGTATGTGCTACACTTCCGCAACGACAGGAAAACCGAAAGGCGTTGTGTATACACATCGTAGTATTGCACTCCACAGCTATACACTCGGCCTCGTGGACGGCGGTAATATATCAGAAGTAGACACTTGTATGCCTGTCGTTCCGATGTTCCATGTGAACGCATGGGGGCTTCCTTTTGCTGGTACGTGGTTCGGCACAAAGCTCGTCTTACCAGGGCCACATTTTACACCAGAAATTTTGGCGCAGCTCATTGAACGTGAGAAAGTGACGATTACTGCGGGCGTGCCAACAATTTGGATTGGTCTATTACAAGAACTTGAAAAGTATCCGTATGATATCAGTAGTATTCGTACGATTTGGTCAGGAGGATCAGCAGCGCCGGGAAGTATGATTCGCACATATGAAGAGAACTACGGAATTGCTTTTAGGCAAATATATGGAATGACCGAAACAAGCCCAGCTGTTGTGATTAACTGTCCAAAATCATATCAGCGTGATTTACCGAAAGAAGAATATTACGAGTTACGCTCCCGCCAAGGTTACTTATTCCCAGGTCTTGAAATGAAGGTCATTGGTCAAGATGGGGAAATCAAATGGGACGGTGAAGAAATGGGAGAACTGTGCTTACGCGGACCATGGATTGCTGGCAGCTATTATAACGATGAACGTACAGAGGATTCCATGAAAGATGGTTGGCTGCATACAGGAGATATCATAACCGTTGATCCGGAAGGGTTTATTAAAATTGCTGACCGTACAAAAGACTTAATTAAAAGTGGCGGCGAATGGATTTCCTCTGTTGATTTAGAAAATGCTTTAATGGCGCATGACAAAGTATTAGAAGCATCTGTCGTTGCTGTGCCACATGAAAAATGGCAAGAACGCCCTGTTGCCTGTGTTGTCTTAAAAGAAGGACAGACAGTAGAACAAGAGGAACTCTATGTATTATTAGAAGACCAATTCCCAAAATGGTGGATGCCGGATGACATTTTATTCGTGGAAGAGATTCCAAAA
- the spoIID gene encoding stage II sporulation protein D, giving the protein MKISKPLFIVMALLVALVIIVPTVLVIPFTKEKVSQPPKNPPAVQNVPAPAKVHTAVQVAVYRNQQKKVETVPMEEYVAGVVASEMNASFEVEALKAQALAARTFIVQRMLSGSKKNNADVTDTVSDQVYKSKEELKKTWGKDYEKNLKKIEEAVSKTAGQVLTYEGNPITAQFFSTSNGYTENAADYWGRDYPYLKSVDSHWDQASPKFASEQTFTVDDFQKRLGVKVLASGKVGNIKERTEGKRVKDVEFQGKTLTGKEVREKLDLRSSDFTWKQQGKSIVVTTKGFGHGVGMSQYGANGMAKEGKGYTDIVAHYYKGIEIKTLNDYEGKLMAKN; this is encoded by the coding sequence ATGAAGATTTCAAAACCACTATTCATTGTAATGGCGCTCTTAGTAGCGCTCGTCATTATTGTACCGACCGTACTTGTCATTCCGTTTACGAAAGAGAAGGTCAGTCAGCCGCCCAAAAATCCTCCAGCCGTGCAAAATGTGCCAGCTCCTGCGAAGGTACATACTGCTGTGCAAGTTGCTGTATATCGCAATCAGCAAAAGAAGGTGGAAACAGTGCCGATGGAAGAGTATGTTGCAGGTGTAGTAGCTTCTGAGATGAATGCTAGCTTTGAAGTGGAGGCATTAAAAGCACAGGCATTAGCCGCAAGGACATTTATTGTACAGCGTATGCTAAGTGGAAGTAAGAAAAATAATGCGGATGTGACAGATACGGTTAGTGATCAAGTGTATAAAAGTAAAGAAGAGTTAAAGAAGACATGGGGCAAGGACTATGAGAAGAATTTGAAGAAGATTGAAGAGGCTGTGTCTAAAACAGCTGGACAAGTTTTAACGTACGAAGGGAATCCAATTACGGCACAGTTCTTCTCAACAAGCAATGGTTATACAGAAAATGCAGCGGATTATTGGGGAAGAGATTATCCTTACTTAAAGAGTGTGGATAGTCACTGGGATCAAGCTTCTCCGAAATTTGCGAGTGAGCAAACATTTACCGTAGATGATTTTCAAAAGCGTCTTGGCGTAAAGGTGCTTGCGAGTGGGAAAGTTGGTAACATTAAAGAACGTACAGAAGGAAAACGGGTGAAGGATGTAGAGTTTCAAGGAAAAACGTTAACGGGAAAAGAAGTACGGGAAAAATTAGATTTACGTTCTTCGGACTTTACATGGAAACAACAAGGAAAGAGCATTGTCGTCACAACGAAAGGCTTCGGTCACGGCGTTGGCATGAGTCAGTACGGTGCCAACGGAATGGCGAAAGAGGGAAAAGGGTATACAGATATTGTTGCTCATTACTATAAAGGTATCGAAATTAAGACGCTAAACGACTATGAAGGAAAGTTAATGGCGAAGAATTAA
- the murA gene encoding UDP-N-acetylglucosamine 1-carboxyvinyltransferase, which produces MEKIIVRGGKRLNGTVRVEGAKNAVLPIIAAALLASDGKNVLSEVPVLSDVYTINEVLRHLNAEVVFENNQVTIDASKDLNIEAPFEYVRKMRASVQVMGPLLARNGRARIALPGGCAIGSRPIDQHLKGFEAMGAKVKVGNGFVEAYVDGQLQGAKIYLDFPSVGATENIMSAATLAKGTTILENAAKEPEIVDLANFLNAMGAKVRGAGTGTIRIEGVDKLYGAHHSIIPDRIEAGTFMVAAAITGGDILIENAVPEHLRSITAKMEEMGVKVIEENEGVRVIGPSKLKAVDIKTMPHPGFPTDMQSQMMALLLHADGTSMITETVFENRFMHVEEFRRMNADIKIEGRSVIMNGPNNLQGAEVAATDLRAAAALILAGLVSEGYTRVTELKHLDRGYVNFHEKLAALGATIERVNEKVEEVKEQQVSDLHA; this is translated from the coding sequence TTGGAAAAAATCATCGTCCGTGGCGGAAAGCGGTTGAACGGCACAGTGCGTGTTGAGGGCGCAAAAAATGCTGTATTACCAATAATCGCTGCAGCCCTATTAGCGAGTGATGGAAAGAATGTACTATCTGAAGTACCAGTTTTGTCTGATGTATACACTATTAATGAGGTATTACGTCATTTAAATGCTGAAGTCGTATTTGAAAATAACCAAGTGACAATTGATGCTTCAAAAGATTTAAATATTGAAGCACCATTTGAATATGTACGTAAAATGCGTGCGTCTGTTCAAGTAATGGGACCGCTATTAGCACGTAATGGCCGTGCGCGTATTGCACTTCCTGGTGGATGTGCAATTGGTTCACGTCCAATTGACCAACATTTAAAAGGCTTTGAAGCAATGGGAGCGAAAGTAAAAGTTGGGAATGGATTTGTTGAAGCTTATGTAGATGGACAATTACAAGGCGCAAAAATTTACTTAGACTTCCCAAGCGTAGGGGCAACAGAAAACATTATGTCTGCTGCTACATTAGCAAAAGGGACAACAATACTTGAAAACGCAGCAAAAGAACCAGAAATCGTTGACTTAGCTAACTTCTTAAATGCAATGGGAGCGAAAGTGCGCGGAGCTGGAACTGGAACGATTCGTATCGAAGGCGTTGATAAATTATATGGTGCACACCATTCTATTATTCCTGACCGTATTGAAGCAGGAACGTTTATGGTTGCAGCAGCAATTACTGGTGGAGACATCTTAATTGAAAATGCTGTACCAGAACATTTACGCTCTATTACAGCGAAGATGGAAGAAATGGGTGTTAAAGTTATTGAGGAAAATGAAGGTGTACGTGTTATCGGCCCAAGTAAATTAAAAGCGGTTGATATTAAAACAATGCCTCATCCTGGTTTCCCAACAGACATGCAATCACAAATGATGGCATTGTTATTACATGCTGATGGAACGAGCATGATCACAGAAACGGTATTTGAAAACCGCTTCATGCATGTTGAAGAATTCCGTCGTATGAATGCAGACATCAAAATTGAAGGCCGTTCTGTTATTATGAATGGACCTAATAACTTACAAGGTGCAGAAGTAGCAGCAACTGACTTACGTGCTGCAGCGGCATTAATTCTAGCTGGTTTAGTATCAGAAGGTTACACACGTGTAACAGAATTAAAACACCTTGATCGTGGATATGTAAACTTCCATGAGAAACTTGCTGCATTAGGTGCAACAATTGAACGTGTAAACGAAAAAGTAGAAGAAGTGAAAGAACAGCAAGTTTCTGACCTTCATGCTTAA
- a CDS encoding YwmB family TATA-box binding protein has protein sequence MKTILIVVVSIVVFLVGYKEIKPVSDEEKMESMIAALEKNGAEIERWSWLARETKTISNIHTFQKLLNEVKEKANIQKWELEQSHDGYKATAYKKFSSHEERIVVTWSKKNTKENTFIIFEVSGSKWDPKNIQKMDKIFSTKPTIYTCVKGVLSDKIEGVLQNKTKQVLKDLSARAIEEIEERAFVSVSAYNKKWNDALSTNREKINVQIAIRSTDNKDTIVVGTPIITSEY, from the coding sequence ATGAAAACAATTCTTATTGTTGTCGTAAGTATTGTCGTATTCTTAGTGGGATATAAAGAGATAAAGCCCGTAAGTGACGAAGAGAAAATGGAGAGTATGATTGCGGCTCTTGAAAAAAATGGAGCAGAGATAGAGCGGTGGTCATGGTTAGCACGAGAAACAAAAACCATTTCTAATATACATACGTTTCAAAAGTTGTTAAATGAAGTGAAAGAAAAAGCGAATATTCAAAAGTGGGAATTGGAACAATCTCATGACGGATATAAAGCAACGGCATACAAAAAATTCTCTTCTCATGAAGAACGAATAGTAGTAACTTGGAGTAAGAAAAATACTAAAGAAAACACTTTCATTATTTTTGAAGTAAGTGGGTCAAAATGGGACCCTAAAAATATTCAAAAAATGGATAAAATTTTTAGTACAAAACCTACAATTTATACTTGTGTTAAAGGTGTACTGAGTGATAAGATTGAAGGTGTTTTGCAAAATAAAACCAAACAGGTTTTGAAAGATCTTTCAGCAAGAGCGATCGAAGAGATAGAAGAAAGAGCATTTGTGTCAGTCTCCGCATATAATAAAAAGTGGAATGACGCTCTTTCAACAAATAGAGAGAAAATCAATGTGCAAATAGCAATACGTTCTACAGACAACAAAGATACAATTGTGGTTGGCACACCGATCATAACTTCTGAGTATTGA
- a CDS encoding DUF1146 family protein: MAQLLGQQALIAIVSHLLFITITWWALQGIHIERLMKSGKVLQTRVLLILITIAIGTSVSNFFLDYLGYSKSLTYLVK; this comes from the coding sequence TTGGCGCAACTTTTAGGGCAACAAGCACTGATTGCGATCGTTTCGCATTTATTGTTTATTACCATTACGTGGTGGGCCTTACAAGGTATCCATATCGAACGCCTAATGAAATCTGGAAAGGTATTGCAGACGAGGGTTTTGCTCATTCTTATTACGATTGCAATCGGGACATCTGTCAGCAACTTTTTCCTTGATTATTTAGGCTATTCGAAGAGTTTAACGTATTTAGTGAAGTAA
- the nuoN gene encoding NADH-quinone oxidoreductase subunit NuoN: protein MNTLLSLSWHLMVPEFIILGTAILLSLLDLFLKFDRKYLGIGAIGGAVLSLIALITLYGEPAGDILSGSFVLDGFSKGFKTLLLIGAILVLCMAMSDDKKEPIQDKGEYYYLFLMAVLGAMFMASSVDFITLFIGLELLSLSSYILVGIRKKNRASNEAAMKYVINGGIGTAITLFGMSYLYGITGATNIIAMQEVLMQGVDGSVGLLLSLAFLLLFVGLSFKIATVPFHMWAPDVYEGAVVPVTAFLGTISKIAGFMMLIRVFLMVFGAALIHGSEQSLFGNMSVYIAVLAGITMVIGNVVALKQYSVKRLFAYSGIAHAGYLLVPLVALSPFTMDSMWFYMLAYVLMNIGAFAVIHGLILQSGKENITIFAGLYKRSPFASVAMTIFILSLAGIPGTAGFIGKVNIFLSAFTASPAHYVLASVMMSTTVISFVYYFRILQQMFFRKSSEEDQIHVPINLKAVISICAIATILLGILPAIGYNFFYEYFPLMKDFFFTGNVVQ from the coding sequence ATGAATACTTTACTTAGCTTATCTTGGCATTTAATGGTACCGGAGTTCATCATTCTTGGAACGGCCATCCTTCTCTCGCTTCTTGATTTATTTCTGAAGTTTGATCGTAAGTATTTAGGGATCGGTGCGATTGGTGGCGCGGTGCTATCCCTCATTGCGTTAATTACACTATATGGTGAACCAGCTGGTGACATTTTAAGTGGTTCGTTTGTATTAGATGGATTTTCAAAAGGGTTTAAAACGTTACTATTAATTGGAGCCATCCTCGTTTTATGTATGGCGATGAGCGATGATAAAAAAGAGCCGATTCAAGATAAAGGAGAATACTATTACTTGTTTTTAATGGCAGTTCTCGGGGCGATGTTCATGGCGTCTAGCGTTGATTTTATTACGCTCTTTATTGGCCTAGAGTTATTATCACTATCTTCGTATATTTTAGTAGGGATTCGAAAGAAAAACCGTGCTTCGAATGAAGCGGCAATGAAATATGTTATTAATGGCGGAATTGGAACGGCCATTACGCTCTTTGGAATGAGCTATTTATATGGGATTACGGGTGCGACTAATATAATTGCGATGCAGGAAGTTCTTATGCAAGGTGTGGATGGAAGTGTCGGGCTTTTGTTATCGCTTGCTTTCTTGCTTCTGTTTGTTGGTTTATCCTTTAAAATTGCGACAGTGCCGTTTCATATGTGGGCACCGGATGTATATGAAGGGGCCGTAGTACCTGTTACAGCGTTCCTTGGGACAATCTCTAAAATCGCTGGATTTATGATGCTGATAAGAGTGTTCCTTATGGTATTCGGTGCTGCATTGATTCATGGAAGTGAGCAATCCCTATTTGGTAATATGAGCGTATATATTGCGGTTTTAGCTGGAATTACAATGGTGATCGGTAATGTCGTAGCATTAAAGCAATACAGCGTGAAGCGTCTGTTTGCCTATTCTGGAATAGCGCATGCCGGATACTTACTCGTTCCGCTTGTAGCGCTATCGCCATTTACGATGGATAGTATGTGGTTTTATATGTTGGCATACGTACTGATGAACATAGGAGCTTTTGCTGTTATCCACGGATTAATCTTACAAAGCGGGAAGGAAAATATAACGATTTTCGCTGGTTTATACAAACGCTCTCCGTTCGCCTCGGTGGCGATGACCATTTTTATTCTATCTTTAGCAGGAATTCCAGGGACGGCTGGTTTTATCGGAAAGGTTAACATTTTTTTAAGTGCCTTTACAGCTAGTCCAGCTCATTACGTGTTAGCATCGGTTATGATGAGTACAACGGTTATCTCATTTGTGTATTATTTCCGTATTTTACAGCAAATGTTCTTTCGAAAGAGCAGTGAAGAAGATCAGATACACGTACCAATCAACTTGAAAGCTGTTATTAGCATTTGTGCAATTGCAACTATATTACTCGGGATTTTACCGGCAATTGGCTACAATTTCTTTTATGAATATTTTCCACTCATGAAAGATTTCTTCTTTACTGGGAACGTGGTACAATAG
- a CDS encoding NADH-quinone oxidoreductase subunit M, producing the protein MNAFLLSFFIFSPLLGILLLALIPKTEARTVRGLGLFGTMLPLGVAIVLAGTYASGKSLTIFAEKVKWIQFGSFSNGDAKLFSIYYELGIDGFSLVMMILTALLVTLAAIAAFSIQKNIKGFYMLLLTLEIGMLGVFAAENLLLFFFFFEITLPPMFLLIGKWGKLNSEKASYSYLIYNGIGSAILLIVFSILFAKTGTTNIAALKDILTGAETALLGDISNSLQLGLFIALMIAFAIKLPVFPLHRWMVNVHVEAHPAAVMLHAGVLLKIGAYGIVRFGKGLFPEQFHDFATLIAILGVINLLYGAFLAMIQTDFRKVLAYSSISHMGIVLMGLAALNAPGMKGALFQVVSHGLIAALLFFLLGMIERRFDTSDITKLGGLAKQVPVLSGFLLAGSMASLGLPGMSGFVSEFLAFLGLFQGKPILAAVGALGIILTAVYVLRATLQVTFGKKELEARHDVRGWEYVPIVLLLTCIIAIGVMPELLGAPLQYTVKILGVR; encoded by the coding sequence ATGAATGCATTTTTATTATCGTTCTTTATTTTTTCCCCGCTTCTCGGGATTCTCTTACTTGCGTTAATACCGAAAACGGAAGCGCGTACAGTGCGAGGCCTTGGGTTGTTTGGGACAATGCTCCCGCTTGGCGTCGCGATTGTGTTAGCTGGTACATATGCTTCCGGAAAGAGTTTAACGATCTTTGCTGAAAAGGTAAAATGGATTCAATTTGGAAGCTTTTCGAACGGAGATGCAAAGTTGTTTTCTATATATTATGAGCTTGGCATCGATGGTTTCTCGCTTGTAATGATGATACTTACGGCATTGTTAGTGACACTTGCAGCAATTGCTGCCTTTTCCATTCAAAAGAATATAAAAGGTTTTTACATGCTTTTATTAACACTGGAAATTGGGATGCTTGGTGTCTTTGCAGCAGAAAATTTACTTCTATTCTTTTTCTTTTTTGAAATTACACTACCACCGATGTTTTTGCTTATCGGAAAGTGGGGGAAATTGAACAGTGAAAAAGCTTCTTATAGTTATTTGATTTATAACGGAATTGGGTCAGCGATTTTACTCATTGTTTTCTCTATCCTTTTTGCAAAAACGGGTACAACAAATATTGCAGCGCTGAAAGATATCTTGACTGGGGCGGAAACGGCGCTTCTAGGTGATATTTCAAATTCATTGCAGCTTGGATTATTCATTGCTCTTATGATTGCTTTTGCGATTAAGCTACCGGTATTTCCTTTGCATCGCTGGATGGTGAATGTGCATGTAGAGGCCCATCCTGCAGCGGTGATGCTCCATGCGGGTGTTCTGCTTAAAATCGGGGCATACGGCATCGTTCGCTTTGGAAAAGGGCTATTCCCGGAGCAGTTTCATGACTTTGCGACACTTATCGCGATCTTAGGAGTAATCAACTTACTATACGGTGCTTTTCTAGCGATGATTCAAACAGATTTCCGAAAGGTCCTTGCTTACTCCAGTATTTCGCATATGGGAATTGTGCTAATGGGACTTGCGGCACTTAACGCTCCTGGCATGAAGGGGGCGCTATTTCAAGTCGTATCCCACGGCTTAATTGCAGCGCTATTATTCTTCCTGCTCGGCATGATTGAAAGGCGCTTCGATACTTCTGACATTACGAAGCTCGGTGGCCTCGCTAAACAAGTTCCCGTGTTGAGCGGTTTCTTGTTAGCGGGAAGTATGGCCTCGCTTGGCCTTCCAGGAATGTCTGGATTTGTTAGTGAGTTTCTTGCATTTCTCGGACTATTTCAAGGGAAACCGATACTTGCAGCAGTTGGTGCACTCGGCATCATTTTAACAGCGGTATATGTCCTACGGGCGACGCTTCAAGTGACGTTTGGAAAGAAGGAATTGGAAGCGAGGCACGATGTCCGCGGCTGGGAATACGTTCCGATTGTATTATTGCTTACTTGTATTATCGCAATCGGTGTTATGCCAGAGTTGCTCGGGGCACCGTTACAATACACAGTGAAAATACTGGGGGTGAGATAG
- the nuoL gene encoding NADH-quinone oxidoreductase subunit L, translated as MIDYAWLIPLFPLASFFLLVMFGRKLREGSSLLGIFLTFLSFVGAATVLIERLSSETVKHQWLWLRVGDVDLSFGFEINALNALMLFIVTLVSFLVQVYSKGYMHGDERLPTFYAYLGLFTFAMLGLVISTNLLQLYIFWELVGLGSFLLIGFYFFKEEAKAAAKKAFIMTRIGDVGLFIGMILLFWQAGSFEYEVIFKAMKTGDISPTMITLTAILIFIGAMGKSGQFPLHTWLPDAMEGPTPVSALIHAATMVAAGVYLVATMFPLFSASPVAMQTVAIVGAFTAIFAASIGLVQTDIKRVLAYSTVSQLGYMMLALGSAGYVAGVFHLTTHAFFKALLFLAAGSVIHAVHTQNINEMGGLQKKMKVTGTLFLIGTLAISGVPLFSGFFSKDEILAATWMHGNYVLFVLAVLAAFLTAFYMFRLYFLVFTGEAKKEEDVHESPRVMTFPMIVLGILAVLAGYVNTPWFGTFLGDWLTKNVPFQVEQNHGPMWIMIVATLVSFAGIFLAYLIYGKRSISRDWAGGRETVLYSLLKEKYYVDEIYNVTVLPLVKGIAYVLRLCEVYIVEGIAQLIASIVKGASITGSKFQNGNVQVYGTAVAVSLAALVVILLYTGGYWQ; from the coding sequence ATGATCGATTATGCATGGCTCATACCGCTTTTCCCGCTTGCTTCGTTTTTTTTGCTCGTTATGTTTGGGAGGAAATTGAGAGAAGGAAGCAGCTTACTTGGTATCTTCCTCACATTTCTTTCCTTTGTGGGTGCGGCGACTGTGTTAATAGAACGGCTTTCATCAGAAACGGTAAAGCATCAGTGGCTATGGCTCAGGGTTGGAGATGTAGATCTTTCGTTTGGCTTTGAGATTAACGCATTAAATGCTTTGATGCTGTTTATCGTGACACTCGTTAGCTTTCTCGTGCAAGTGTATTCAAAAGGGTATATGCATGGCGATGAGAGATTGCCCACCTTTTATGCGTATTTAGGGCTCTTTACATTTGCAATGCTTGGGCTTGTCATCTCAACTAATTTATTGCAGCTTTATATATTTTGGGAATTAGTTGGACTTGGCTCATTTTTACTAATTGGGTTCTATTTCTTTAAAGAAGAAGCAAAGGCTGCAGCGAAAAAAGCGTTTATTATGACGCGTATTGGAGATGTAGGTTTATTTATCGGGATGATTTTACTCTTTTGGCAGGCTGGTAGCTTTGAATATGAAGTTATTTTTAAAGCGATGAAGACGGGGGACATATCACCTACCATGATAACGCTCACGGCAATTTTAATTTTTATTGGCGCGATGGGAAAATCAGGTCAATTTCCGCTCCATACGTGGCTGCCAGATGCGATGGAAGGGCCAACACCTGTATCGGCACTCATTCACGCGGCAACGATGGTCGCGGCAGGTGTGTATTTAGTGGCAACGATGTTTCCGCTCTTCTCGGCAAGTCCTGTGGCGATGCAAACAGTCGCGATTGTCGGTGCTTTTACGGCAATCTTTGCTGCATCCATCGGCCTCGTGCAGACGGATATAAAAAGAGTCCTCGCCTATTCAACAGTGAGCCAGCTCGGCTATATGATGCTCGCGCTTGGCTCAGCAGGATACGTGGCTGGCGTCTTTCATTTAACGACACATGCTTTCTTTAAAGCGCTACTGTTCTTAGCGGCAGGAAGCGTCATTCATGCAGTGCATACGCAAAACATTAATGAAATGGGCGGATTGCAGAAGAAAATGAAAGTGACGGGGACGCTCTTCTTAATCGGTACGCTAGCAATTAGCGGTGTTCCGCTCTTCTCAGGTTTTTTTAGTAAGGATGAAATTTTGGCGGCGACGTGGATGCACGGCAATTATGTTTTGTTTGTCCTCGCGGTTCTCGCGGCATTCTTAACGGCGTTCTACATGTTCCGGTTATACTTTCTCGTTTTTACAGGAGAGGCGAAGAAAGAAGAGGATGTGCATGAATCTCCTCGTGTTATGACATTTCCGATGATTGTCCTTGGTATTCTCGCAGTTTTAGCAGGTTACGTGAATACGCCATGGTTTGGAACATTTCTTGGGGACTGGCTCACAAAGAATGTTCCGTTTCAAGTAGAGCAAAATCATGGTCCGATGTGGATTATGATCGTTGCGACACTCGTTTCGTTTGCAGGTATTTTCTTGGCATATCTTATCTACGGAAAACGCTCCATCTCTAGGGACTGGGCTGGCGGAAGAGAAACAGTACTATATAGTCTCCTTAAGGAAAAGTATTATGTAGATGAAATATACAATGTGACTGTGCTTCCGCTCGTAAAAGGAATCGCTTATGTACTTCGCTTATGTGAAGTATATATTGTGGAAGGGATCGCTCAGCTAATCGCAAGTATTGTGAAAGGAGCAAGTATTACTGGTTCTAAATTTCAAAACGGAAACGTACAAGTATACGGAACAGCGGTAGCTGTTTCCTTGGCGGCATTAGTTGTCATTCTGTTATATACAGGGGGGTATTGGCAATGA
- the nuoK gene encoding NADH-quinone oxidoreductase subunit NuoK — MSSVPASAYLALAIILFCIGLFGALTKRNTVIVLVCIELMLNAANLNLVAFSKLGFFPNLTGQIFSLFTMSVAAAEAAVGLAILIALYRKHATVNVDEMDSLKG; from the coding sequence ATGAGTAGTGTTCCAGCTTCCGCCTACTTAGCTCTTGCAATTATTCTGTTTTGCATCGGTTTATTCGGGGCTTTAACAAAGCGGAATACGGTCATTGTCTTAGTTTGTATTGAACTGATGTTAAATGCGGCGAACTTAAACTTAGTCGCTTTTAGTAAATTGGGCTTTTTTCCGAATTTAACAGGACAAATCTTTTCACTGTTTACGATGTCCGTTGCGGCAGCTGAGGCGGCGGTTGGACTTGCAATCTTAATTGCATTATATCGTAAGCATGCAACAGTTAACGTAGATGAAATGGATTCGCTGAAAGGTTAA
- a CDS encoding NADH-quinone oxidoreductase subunit J: MSGELVAFFILSLTAIIGGILMLNLTKVMHMMLALVFTFLSIAGLYFLLSAEFVGVAQILIYSGAITIIMIFGIMLTKHDAESESSFSLRKLFIFLAVVAFGAVMYFAVNNIDFTDRSMQGGLALHEQNTLQIGTLLYSKYVIPFELTSVILLVALVGAIVLAKKDEKEGDSNE, translated from the coding sequence ATGAGCGGCGAGTTAGTAGCGTTTTTTATCTTGTCCTTAACGGCGATTATTGGCGGTATTCTGATGCTGAACTTAACAAAAGTCATGCACATGATGCTCGCCCTTGTGTTTACGTTTCTTAGCATTGCGGGATTGTACTTTCTCTTATCGGCAGAATTTGTTGGGGTCGCGCAAATTTTAATTTATTCCGGGGCGATTACGATTATTATGATTTTCGGCATTATGTTAACCAAACATGACGCTGAAAGTGAATCTAGTTTTAGTTTACGTAAGCTATTTATCTTCCTTGCAGTCGTAGCATTTGGCGCAGTGATGTACTTTGCTGTTAATAATATAGATTTTACAGATCGAAGTATGCAAGGGGGCTTAGCTCTTCATGAGCAAAATACGCTTCAAATTGGTACACTCTTGTATTCGAAATATGTCATTCCATTTGAATTAACATCGGTTATTTTACTTGTTGCGCTTGTTGGGGCAATTGTACTTGCGAAGAAAGATGAGAAAGAAGGGGATTCCAATGAGTAG